A window of Phyllobacterium sp. T1293 contains these coding sequences:
- a CDS encoding carbohydrate ABC transporter permease: MKFPKLSAPTLLLLPAIIVLAAVIVLPLLFSLYSSFTPFRLTKPETLWIFIGFRNYVSALTSVEFWSAFGRTVLLLTIALNAEMFLGLGLAMLVNKATRGQRLLRTLMMFPMMFSPVLVGFQFKFLFNDNIGFVNNVLQSLGITTSAIPWLIDGNLALFSIIIAEVWSSTSVFAILILAGLLAMPQEPVEAARVDGCTPWQTFRYVTWPYLMPFAFIAMTIRSLDVARAYDIVKIMTDGGPAKRTELLWTLVGRTAYSDARMGLANAMAYISILLSILFTVYFFRKLAAARQQIGAEW; the protein is encoded by the coding sequence ATGAAATTTCCCAAACTCTCAGCGCCGACGCTTCTGCTGCTGCCTGCCATTATCGTTCTGGCGGCGGTCATCGTCCTGCCGCTGCTGTTTTCGCTCTATTCGAGCTTCACGCCGTTCCGGCTGACCAAGCCGGAGACGCTGTGGATTTTTATTGGCTTCCGCAATTATGTGAGCGCCTTGACCAGTGTGGAATTCTGGTCAGCATTCGGGCGCACGGTCCTGCTTTTGACAATTGCGCTGAATGCCGAAATGTTCCTTGGCCTCGGGCTTGCCATGCTGGTCAACAAAGCGACGCGCGGCCAGCGGCTTTTGCGCACGCTGATGATGTTCCCGATGATGTTTTCACCCGTCCTCGTCGGCTTTCAGTTCAAATTCCTGTTCAATGACAATATCGGCTTCGTCAATAATGTGCTGCAGTCGCTTGGAATAACCACATCGGCCATACCATGGCTGATCGACGGCAATCTGGCATTGTTCTCGATCATTATTGCCGAAGTCTGGTCGTCCACCTCGGTTTTCGCCATTCTCATTCTCGCTGGCCTTCTCGCCATGCCGCAGGAGCCGGTTGAAGCCGCGCGTGTCGATGGCTGCACGCCGTGGCAGACATTCCGCTATGTCACCTGGCCCTATCTCATGCCGTTTGCCTTCATTGCCATGACCATCCGCTCGCTCGACGTGGCGCGTGCCTATGACATTGTAAAGATCATGACCGATGGCGGTCCGGCAAAACGCACGGAACTGTTGTGGACGCTGGTTGGACGCACCGCCTATAGCGATGCACGCATGGGGCTGGCCAATGCCATGGCCTATATCTCCATCCTGCTTTCCATCCTGTTCACCGTGTATTTCTTCAGAAAGCTCGCCGCTGCGCGCCAGCAAATCGGAGCGGAGTGGTAA
- a CDS encoding MaoC family dehydratase yields MSEQTVYFEEYELGHVRTTTGRTITETDFVVHAGHTGDFFPHHMDAEFAKTTPFGQRVAHGTMIFSIGVGLTASLINPVAFSYGYDRLRFVRPVFIGDTIRTRVTISAKEDDPKRPESGRVVERCEVLNQRGEVVLAADHILIAERKTKVI; encoded by the coding sequence ATGTCAGAACAAACCGTTTATTTCGAGGAATACGAACTCGGCCATGTGCGCACCACGACGGGGCGAACCATAACCGAAACGGATTTCGTTGTGCATGCGGGGCATACGGGCGATTTCTTCCCGCATCATATGGACGCTGAATTTGCCAAGACGACACCGTTCGGGCAGCGCGTGGCCCATGGCACGATGATTTTTTCGATTGGCGTCGGCTTGACGGCGAGCCTTATCAATCCCGTGGCTTTTTCCTATGGCTATGACCGTTTGCGGTTTGTGCGCCCGGTCTTCATTGGCGATACGATCCGCACGCGCGTGACGATCAGCGCCAAGGAAGATGACCCGAAACGGCCGGAAAGCGGGCGTGTGGTCGAGCGCTGCGAAGTTCTCAATCAACGCGGTGAAGTTGTGCTGGCTGCCGACCACATCCTCATCGCCGAGCGCA
- a CDS encoding L-rhamnose mutarotase, with protein sequence MQRMGMMIGLNGEKVAEYKRLHAAVWPEILALISSCNIRNYTIFLREPENILFGTWEYHGADFAADMAKMAADPKNGEWWAVCMPCQVPLETRAPGEWWAMMDEVFHLD encoded by the coding sequence ATGCAGCGCATGGGAATGATGATCGGGCTCAATGGCGAGAAGGTTGCCGAGTATAAGCGGTTGCACGCGGCTGTCTGGCCCGAGATTCTCGCGCTGATTTCCAGCTGCAATATCCGCAACTACACGATCTTCCTGCGCGAGCCGGAGAACATCCTGTTCGGTACATGGGAATATCACGGCGCGGATTTTGCTGCGGATATGGCGAAGATGGCAGCCGATCCGAAAAATGGGGAATGGTGGGCTGTTTGTATGCCTTGTCAGGTGCCGCTGGAAACACGCGCGCCGGGCGAATGGTGGGCGATGATGGATGAAGTTTTTCATCTGGATTGA
- a CDS encoding carbohydrate ABC transporter permease encodes MDQNNAHRLKRRGLKVLHFVGLFLAMLVICLPGLWIVLNSLRPTVEIMAKPPVWIPQDISLDAYRSMFGGAGQGGIPVWEYFRNSLIISITSTVIALIIGMAGGYAFARYKFKGKSAIFLGFMLTRAVPGIALSLPLFMVFARLGIIDTHFSMILVYVALNVPFTIWLIDGFFRQVPKDLAEAAQIDGCTRWQAFWQVEFPLAGPGIASAGIFAFLTSWNEYALAAQITRSVNSKTLPVGLLDYTSEFTIDWRGMCALAVVMIVPALTLTFIIQKHLVSGLTFGAVKG; translated from the coding sequence ATGGACCAGAACAACGCACATCGCCTCAAGCGCCGCGGCCTGAAAGTCCTGCATTTCGTCGGACTGTTCCTCGCCATGCTGGTTATCTGCCTGCCGGGCCTCTGGATCGTCCTCAATTCACTCCGCCCGACGGTGGAGATCATGGCGAAGCCGCCTGTGTGGATTCCGCAGGATATTTCGCTTGATGCCTATCGTTCCATGTTCGGTGGTGCCGGGCAGGGCGGGATTCCGGTCTGGGAATATTTCCGCAACTCGCTGATCATCTCGATTACCTCCACTGTCATCGCACTGATCATTGGCATGGCCGGCGGTTATGCCTTTGCCCGGTACAAGTTCAAGGGCAAGTCGGCGATCTTCCTCGGTTTCATGCTGACCCGCGCCGTTCCCGGCATTGCGCTGTCGCTGCCGCTGTTCATGGTTTTTGCCCGGCTCGGGATTATCGATACGCACTTCTCCATGATCCTTGTCTATGTGGCCCTGAATGTGCCGTTCACGATCTGGTTGATCGATGGTTTCTTCCGTCAGGTGCCGAAGGATCTGGCGGAGGCGGCACAGATCGATGGCTGCACGCGTTGGCAGGCATTCTGGCAGGTGGAATTCCCGCTGGCTGGCCCCGGTATTGCATCAGCAGGCATTTTCGCCTTCCTCACGTCGTGGAACGAATATGCGCTGGCAGCGCAGATCACCCGCTCGGTCAATTCGAAGACACTGCCTGTCGGGCTTCTCGATTACACGTCGGAATTCACCATTGACTGGCGCGGCATGTGCGCGCTTGCCGTGGTCATGATCGTTCCGGCGCTGACCCTCACATTCATCATTCAAAAGCATCTGGTGTCCGGACTGACGTTCGGCGCGGTGAAAGGTTAA
- a CDS encoding ABC transporter ATP-binding protein, which produces MAPVTLKKLVKRYGSVDVVHGIDLEVKDREFIALVGPSGCGKSTTLRMIAGLEEISDGVIEIGGKPVNDLPPRARNISMVFQSYALYPHMTVRENMGFSLKIGKIAQSEIDQRVNEAAAILDLDKLMDRRPSQLSGGQRQRVAMGRAIVRKPEVFLFDEPLSNLDAKLRTQVRTEIKRLHAKVQATMIYVTHDQVEAMTLSDRIVIMRDGYIEQVGTPEEVFKRPATRFVAGFIGSPPMNLNEATVDGGKLVLQGGQSLPLPIEFRNKVVAGQKVIFGLRPDDIYPTGHGLSSGDATDVHELSLPVSITEPLGNETLVFITLGEREWVSRMLNPRPLGSGETIKLSFDLSQAHLFSPETGKTLRS; this is translated from the coding sequence ATGGCACCCGTAACCCTGAAAAAGCTGGTCAAGCGCTATGGCAGTGTCGATGTCGTCCACGGCATTGATCTTGAAGTGAAGGATCGCGAGTTTATCGCACTGGTCGGACCCTCCGGCTGCGGCAAATCCACGACGTTGCGCATGATTGCCGGGCTTGAGGAAATCAGCGATGGCGTGATTGAAATTGGCGGCAAGCCAGTCAACGATCTGCCGCCGCGCGCCCGCAATATCTCGATGGTGTTCCAGTCCTATGCGCTCTATCCGCATATGACCGTGCGCGAAAATATGGGGTTTTCGCTGAAGATCGGCAAAATTGCGCAATCCGAGATTGATCAGCGCGTCAATGAAGCGGCTGCCATTCTCGATCTCGATAAGCTGATGGACCGGCGCCCTTCGCAACTGTCAGGCGGACAGCGCCAGCGCGTGGCCATGGGCCGTGCCATTGTGCGCAAGCCTGAAGTGTTCCTGTTCGACGAGCCGCTCTCCAATCTCGATGCGAAACTGCGCACGCAGGTGCGCACCGAAATCAAGCGTCTGCATGCCAAAGTGCAGGCAACTATGATTTATGTGACCCATGATCAGGTGGAGGCGATGACGCTTTCCGACCGTATCGTCATCATGCGTGATGGATATATCGAGCAGGTCGGCACGCCGGAGGAAGTGTTCAAGCGCCCGGCAACGCGCTTTGTCGCGGGCTTCATCGGCTCGCCGCCAATGAACCTGAATGAGGCCACTGTCGATGGCGGCAAATTGGTCTTACAGGGTGGTCAAAGCCTTCCGCTTCCCATTGAATTCCGCAACAAGGTGGTTGCCGGACAGAAGGTTATTTTCGGCCTGCGTCCTGATGATATCTACCCGACAGGTCATGGCCTGAGTTCCGGCGATGCGACCGATGTGCATGAGCTATCGCTGCCTGTTTCAATCACCGAACCGCTCGGCAACGAAACGCTGGTATTCATCACGCTGGGCGAGCGCGAATGGGTGTCGCGCATGCTGAACCCGCGTCCGCTCGGATCAGGCGAAACCATCAAGCTGAGCTTCGACCTGTCGCAGGCGCATCTCTTTTCGCCTGAAACCGGCAAAACCTTGCGGAGCTGA
- a CDS encoding Gfo/Idh/MocA family protein, with amino-acid sequence MPHTEYFNPTTLQQSWPLPAKPRPIVTFGAGSIVGDAHYPAYRKGGFPIAGLFDPDQAKAGKIASEWNVKAYASLAEAAAVGNAVFDLATPPARHADVLKALPEGSFVLIQKPMGSDLEEASEILRICRERNITAAVNFQLRFAPMMLALKDAIAQGWLGEVIDFDAWLALDTPWSLWPFLADLPRVEIAMHSIHYIDLIRQILGNPLGLHAKTLGHPAHKVAQTRTSAILDYGDRVRCSLSINHDHKFGRRFQACEFRVSGTEGAAYVKLGVNLDYPRGEPDELMIYPKGGSDWVNVPLQGAWFPDAFTGRMANLQRFASGEDKELVSSVEDAWHTMALVEAAYQSSAAPATPLAQKPEA; translated from the coding sequence TTGCCTCATACTGAATATTTCAATCCAACCACTCTGCAACAAAGCTGGCCATTACCTGCAAAGCCTCGCCCTATCGTGACATTCGGGGCGGGTAGCATTGTTGGTGATGCGCATTATCCTGCCTATCGGAAGGGTGGTTTTCCCATTGCGGGTCTGTTTGACCCGGATCAGGCCAAGGCTGGTAAAATCGCCTCGGAGTGGAATGTGAAAGCCTATGCTTCACTGGCCGAAGCGGCGGCGGTGGGCAATGCCGTCTTTGATCTGGCGACACCGCCCGCGCGTCATGCGGATGTGCTGAAAGCCCTACCGGAAGGTTCTTTTGTGCTGATCCAGAAGCCGATGGGCAGCGACCTTGAAGAGGCCTCGGAAATCCTTCGCATTTGCCGTGAACGGAATATCACCGCTGCGGTCAATTTCCAGCTGCGGTTTGCGCCGATGATGCTGGCGCTGAAGGATGCGATTGCTCAGGGCTGGCTTGGCGAGGTCATCGATTTTGATGCGTGGCTTGCGCTGGATACGCCATGGTCGCTATGGCCATTTCTGGCTGATCTGCCGCGGGTCGAGATTGCCATGCACTCAATCCATTATATCGATCTGATCCGCCAGATTCTTGGCAATCCGCTGGGCTTACACGCAAAGACGCTTGGTCATCCCGCTCACAAGGTGGCGCAGACCAGAACCAGTGCGATCCTCGACTATGGCGACCGGGTGCGCTGTTCGCTGTCGATCAATCATGACCACAAATTCGGGCGCAGGTTTCAGGCCTGCGAATTCCGTGTCAGCGGCACCGAGGGTGCCGCCTATGTGAAACTCGGGGTTAATCTCGATTATCCGCGCGGCGAACCGGATGAGTTGATGATTTACCCCAAGGGCGGTTCGGATTGGGTCAATGTGCCCTTGCAGGGCGCGTGGTTCCCGGATGCTTTTACCGGGCGCATGGCCAATCTGCAGCGTTTTGCCAGCGGCGAGGACAAGGAGCTGGTGAGTTCCGTTGAAGATGCCTGGCACACCATGGCGCTGGTCGAGGCTGCTTATCAGTCAAGCGCAGCGCCCGCGACACCGCTCGCCCAAAAGCCGGAGGCCTGA
- a CDS encoding mandelate racemase/muconate lactonizing enzyme family protein, with amino-acid sequence MAKIERVELRMVDLPPKVLRTDAIQSFVSQETPIVTITDSDGAVGTGYSYTIGTGGSSVMRLLSDHLAPRLLGKDADQIEAIWRELEFATHATTIGAITAIALAAIDIALWDLRAKKQNLPLWKLAGGAKDRCPLYTTEGGWLHIEKQALVDDALQAKAKGFKGAKVKIGRPHGSEDLDRLSAVRDAVGSGFEIMTDANQGFTLDEAIRRSQVLRDIDLAWLEEPLPADDIDGHVRLSSATQTPVAVGESLYSIRHFREYMQKRACSIVQVDVGRIGGITPWLKVAHTAETFDMPVCPHFLMELHVSLTCAVQNGRYVEYIPQLDDLTQTQMRIENGYAIAPSEPGIGIDWDWDAVKARSVGEFTTEIRS; translated from the coding sequence ATGGCCAAAATCGAACGGGTTGAATTGCGCATGGTTGATCTGCCGCCAAAAGTGCTGCGGACCGATGCGATCCAGAGCTTTGTTTCGCAGGAAACACCGATTGTCACGATTACCGATAGCGATGGTGCTGTCGGCACGGGATATAGCTATACGATCGGCACCGGCGGCTCGTCGGTGATGCGGCTTCTGTCGGATCATCTGGCACCGCGCCTGCTCGGCAAGGATGCGGATCAGATTGAAGCGATCTGGCGCGAGCTGGAATTTGCCACGCACGCCACCACCATCGGTGCGATCACAGCTATTGCGCTGGCCGCCATCGATATCGCGCTGTGGGATTTGCGGGCGAAGAAGCAGAACCTTCCCTTATGGAAACTGGCTGGCGGCGCGAAAGATCGCTGTCCGCTTTACACAACTGAAGGTGGCTGGCTGCATATTGAAAAGCAGGCGCTGGTGGATGATGCATTGCAGGCGAAGGCCAAAGGTTTCAAGGGTGCGAAGGTAAAAATCGGCCGCCCGCATGGATCGGAAGATCTCGACCGGTTGTCGGCGGTGCGCGATGCGGTTGGCTCCGGTTTTGAGATCATGACCGATGCCAATCAGGGCTTTACACTGGATGAAGCTATCAGACGCTCGCAGGTGCTGCGTGATATCGATCTGGCCTGGCTGGAAGAGCCGCTGCCTGCCGATGATATTGATGGCCATGTGCGGCTGTCATCGGCCACGCAGACACCGGTTGCGGTTGGCGAGTCGCTCTATTCCATCCGGCATTTCCGCGAATATATGCAAAAGCGTGCCTGTTCCATCGTGCAGGTGGATGTGGGGCGGATCGGTGGCATCACGCCCTGGCTGAAAGTGGCGCATACGGCTGAGACTTTTGACATGCCCGTTTGCCCGCACTTTCTGATGGAACTGCATGTGAGCCTCACCTGTGCGGTACAGAACGGCAGATATGTCGAGTATATCCCGCAACTGGATGACCTCACCCAAACACAGATGCGCATTGAGAACGGCTATGCCATTGCTCCGTCGGAACCGGGCATCGGTATCGACTGGGACTGGGATGCGGTGAAGGCACGCAGCGTTGGCGAGTTCACCACGGAAATCCGGAGCTAG